In one window of Paracoccus saliphilus DNA:
- a CDS encoding penicillin acylase family protein: MLTIFRWLLRLTVAMILLLVAGAVLIWYFAVRSLPDYDGSYEMTGLTAPVEIVRSTENVPHIFGQSDEDVFFALGVAHAQDRLFQMTVLRRAAQGRLSEIYGASSFALDDLARRLGLYERAAASVEAQDPETLAALEAYASGINEWIRQVNEGAMGKGAPEFFLFPDQIAYWQPADSLAILKLLAASTSRSIGEEVLRARLSLAWPEHGPELQSPADPVLQPYASLFPGARLGSPQNHRTTSHPLDLRGFLHPGMGGLSANGFAAASNRTAANGSLLANDPQTPLTVPSLFYLARLELTSGGVIGATIPGIPAVWSGRNQHLAWGLTPAAIDDADIYIEEIKPGVSDSYRGISGWTQFQTESTVIRILNGQNQTITLRETENGPVVPRMDPGLQDVTPYGHVASLRWTGLSQQDQTMSALIGLMRSGDRNAAADAMEQTVAPALTVTLADPEGVQQFMAGAVPQRGANHPTGGKMPAPGWLREARWTGVAQAAELEPDEPSEQDMALATDEARDGSRHKRLSYLLADREIHSRDSFIATQLDVVSPAARALLPLVGANLWFSGEPAAAGTPERQRQDALNLLAEWDGEMSEHLPEPLIYAAWMRELQKRLIQDELGPLADDITQLRPSFIDAVFRNRNGAARWCNIIQSAPDEDCTTIARQALDRAILDLTDRFGPQVASWRWGDLHQARHDHPALGRISGLGWIMNLTQSVSGGEFTLARSGLLGGGDNPYEAASGAAYRGVYDLADPDSSVFIISTGQSGHPFSRHYDDLAELWRRGEYIGMSLDPELARAAAVGVTELVPAK; the protein is encoded by the coding sequence ATGCTGACAATCTTTCGCTGGCTTCTCAGGCTGACTGTCGCGATGATCCTGCTGCTGGTGGCGGGGGCCGTGCTGATCTGGTATTTCGCCGTGCGTTCACTGCCCGACTACGATGGCAGCTACGAAATGACGGGCCTCACGGCCCCGGTGGAGATCGTGCGCTCGACCGAAAATGTGCCGCATATATTCGGGCAATCCGATGAAGACGTCTTTTTCGCGCTCGGTGTCGCGCATGCCCAAGATCGGCTATTTCAGATGACCGTCCTGCGCAGGGCTGCGCAGGGACGCTTGTCCGAGATTTACGGAGCGTCGTCCTTCGCCTTGGACGATCTCGCACGGCGATTGGGTCTTTACGAGCGCGCCGCGGCTTCGGTCGAGGCCCAGGACCCGGAAACCCTGGCCGCGCTGGAAGCTTACGCGTCAGGAATCAACGAGTGGATCCGGCAGGTCAATGAGGGGGCTATGGGCAAGGGCGCGCCCGAGTTTTTTCTGTTTCCCGATCAGATCGCGTATTGGCAGCCGGCGGATTCACTCGCGATCCTGAAGCTGCTAGCAGCAAGCACCAGCCGCTCCATCGGGGAGGAAGTGCTACGCGCACGCCTATCACTGGCATGGCCGGAACACGGGCCGGAACTGCAATCACCGGCCGATCCCGTCCTGCAACCCTATGCATCCCTGTTTCCCGGCGCTCGGCTCGGGAGCCCCCAAAACCATCGCACAACCTCGCACCCGCTGGATCTGCGTGGTTTCCTGCATCCAGGCATGGGGGGGCTGAGCGCAAATGGTTTCGCCGCTGCCAGCAACCGCACGGCAGCGAATGGCTCGTTGCTTGCAAATGATCCACAAACGCCGCTAACGGTACCGTCACTCTTTTATCTGGCACGGCTTGAGTTGACCTCGGGCGGGGTGATCGGCGCGACCATCCCCGGCATTCCGGCGGTCTGGTCCGGCCGCAACCAGCATCTCGCTTGGGGGCTGACCCCTGCAGCCATCGACGATGCAGATATCTACATCGAAGAGATCAAACCCGGCGTTTCCGATAGTTATCGCGGCATCTCGGGCTGGACGCAGTTTCAGACCGAAAGCACGGTCATCCGTATCCTAAACGGCCAGAACCAGACCATCACCTTGCGCGAAACCGAGAACGGCCCGGTGGTCCCACGGATGGACCCGGGATTGCAGGATGTAACCCCATATGGGCATGTCGCTTCGCTTCGCTGGACGGGGCTTTCGCAGCAGGATCAAACCATGTCCGCCCTTATCGGCCTGATGCGGTCGGGCGACCGGAATGCTGCGGCGGACGCGATGGAACAGACGGTTGCACCGGCCCTGACGGTCACGCTGGCGGATCCCGAGGGTGTTCAGCAGTTCATGGCAGGTGCGGTGCCACAGCGCGGGGCGAACCATCCGACTGGCGGAAAGATGCCCGCTCCCGGATGGCTGCGCGAAGCCCGGTGGACCGGCGTCGCCCAAGCCGCCGAACTGGAGCCTGACGAACCATCCGAGCAGGACATGGCCCTTGCAACGGATGAAGCGAGAGACGGCTCGAGGCACAAGCGGTTAAGCTATCTGCTTGCGGATCGCGAAATTCATTCCCGCGACAGTTTCATCGCAACGCAGCTGGATGTCGTCAGTCCGGCGGCCCGTGCCCTGCTGCCACTGGTCGGAGCCAATCTGTGGTTCAGCGGAGAGCCCGCCGCTGCCGGCACTCCCGAGCGCCAGCGTCAGGATGCCCTCAACCTTCTGGCCGAATGGGATGGCGAGATGAGCGAGCATCTGCCGGAACCGCTGATATATGCCGCATGGATGCGCGAATTGCAGAAACGCCTGATTCAGGACGAACTCGGACCGCTGGCGGATGATATCACGCAACTCCGCCCAAGCTTCATCGATGCGGTCTTCCGCAATCGAAACGGAGCCGCCCGCTGGTGCAATATCATCCAGAGCGCGCCTGACGAGGATTGCACCACCATTGCCCGCCAGGCACTGGATCGCGCCATTCTGGATCTGACCGACCGTTTCGGTCCGCAGGTCGCAAGCTGGCGTTGGGGCGATCTGCACCAGGCCCGGCACGATCATCCGGCATTGGGGCGGATTTCCGGTCTCGGTTGGATCATGAACCTGACTCAATCGGTCTCGGGCGGCGAATTCACCCTGGCGCGCAGCGGGTTGCTCGGGGGTGGAGACAACCCCTATGAAGCAGCCAGCGGCGCGGCCTATCGCGGGGTTTACGATCTGGCCGATCCCGACAGTTCGGTATTCATCATCTCCACCGGGCAGAGCGGGCATCCATTCTCGCGCCATTATGACGACCTGGCGGAACTGTGGCGGCGCGGCGAATATATCGGCATGTCGCTGGATCCTGAACTGGCGCGCGCCGCGGCTGTAGGGGTCACCGAACTGGTTCCCGCGAAATAG
- a CDS encoding CaiB/BaiF CoA transferase family protein, protein MSGLPLEGLTVIAIEQAVAAPFASSRLADAGARVLKIERPEGDFARGYDAVAKGQSSYFVWLNRGKESVALDLRSAEGKAELERMLEGADVLLQNLKRGALERLGFGFDRLAQDFPRLITCSITGYGEDGPMADRKAYDLLIQAESGLCSITGGPDEPARVGISIVDIATGATAHAAILEALIRRGITGKGANISVSMFDVMADWLTVPLLNHEGGRTPKRIGMAHPSIAPYGVFRTRDDQAMLISVQSDREWRNLCKLFLERPELGEEPRFATNVARVENRVQTDAAVAEGFARMDAKQAVAALLKADVALASVSDMAQLSTHPHVRRITVDTPNGPVSFPAPAPIVTGVERQYGPVPALPVKEQKA, encoded by the coding sequence ATGAGCGGGCTGCCACTGGAAGGACTGACCGTCATTGCCATCGAACAGGCAGTCGCGGCCCCATTCGCCAGTTCGCGGCTGGCCGATGCGGGTGCGCGCGTACTCAAGATCGAGCGGCCCGAGGGGGATTTCGCGCGTGGCTACGATGCCGTGGCAAAGGGTCAATCGAGCTATTTCGTCTGGCTGAACCGGGGCAAGGAGTCGGTCGCATTGGATCTGCGCTCGGCAGAGGGTAAGGCCGAGTTGGAGCGGATGCTGGAAGGCGCCGATGTGCTGCTGCAGAATCTCAAGCGCGGTGCGCTGGAGCGTCTCGGTTTCGGCTTCGACCGGCTGGCGCAGGATTTTCCGCGGTTGATCACCTGCTCGATCACCGGCTATGGCGAGGATGGCCCGATGGCTGACCGCAAGGCCTATGACCTGCTGATACAGGCGGAATCCGGGCTGTGCTCGATCACCGGCGGACCGGATGAGCCCGCCCGTGTGGGGATCTCGATCGTCGATATCGCCACCGGAGCGACGGCCCATGCGGCGATACTCGAGGCTCTGATCCGGCGCGGTATCACGGGCAAGGGCGCGAATATCTCGGTCTCGATGTTCGATGTCATGGCCGATTGGCTAACCGTGCCGCTGCTCAATCACGAGGGTGGCAGGACGCCCAAGCGCATTGGCATGGCGCATCCGTCGATCGCGCCCTATGGGGTGTTCCGGACGCGGGACGATCAGGCAATGCTGATCTCGGTCCAGAGCGACCGGGAATGGCGTAATCTTTGCAAATTGTTTCTCGAACGCCCGGAACTGGGCGAGGAGCCGCGCTTCGCCACCAATGTCGCCCGGGTCGAGAACCGGGTGCAGACCGACGCCGCTGTTGCCGAAGGGTTCGCCCGGATGGATGCAAAGCAGGCCGTCGCCGCGCTGCTGAAAGCAGATGTGGCCCTGGCATCGGTCAGCGATATGGCGCAGCTTTCCACCCATCCGCATGTGCGCCGGATTACTGTCGATACGCCGAACGGTCCGGTCTCGTTTCCCGCTCCGGCCCCGATAGTAACCGGTGTCGAACGGCAATATGGTCCGGTGCCGGCGCTGCCTGTAAAGGAGCAAAAGGCATGA
- a CDS encoding NAD(P)-dependent oxidoreductase, translating to MAKLAFLGLGVMGYPMAGHLKSAGHEVTVYNRTAEKAHKWVAEHGGKACATPREAVEAADFVMACVGNDEDLRSVCLGEDGAFAGMAEGAIFVDHTTVSAAVTRELAAAAGQAGLGYVDAPISGGQAGAENGQLSVMCGGDEGHFDRAALVIDAYAKICRRLGDVGAGQMTKMCNQIAIAGLVQGLSESLAFAQKAGLDIDKVVEVISQGAAGSWQMANRHKTMAAGEFEHGFAVDWMRKDLAICLAAADEVGATLPVTALVDQFYKEVQAMGGGRWDTSSLIARLTR from the coding sequence ATGGCAAAACTGGCTTTTCTGGGACTGGGTGTGATGGGCTATCCGATGGCCGGGCATCTGAAATCCGCAGGGCATGAGGTCACCGTCTATAACCGGACCGCCGAAAAGGCGCATAAATGGGTGGCCGAACATGGCGGAAAAGCCTGCGCAACACCGCGAGAAGCAGTGGAAGCGGCTGATTTCGTCATGGCCTGCGTGGGCAATGACGAGGATCTGCGTTCGGTCTGCCTGGGCGAGGACGGAGCCTTCGCCGGCATGGCTGAGGGCGCGATTTTCGTCGATCACACCACCGTCTCCGCCGCCGTGACCCGCGAACTGGCAGCGGCGGCGGGGCAGGCCGGGTTGGGCTATGTCGATGCGCCGATCTCGGGCGGTCAGGCTGGAGCCGAGAATGGCCAGCTCTCGGTGATGTGCGGCGGTGATGAGGGGCATTTCGACCGGGCGGCACTGGTGATCGACGCCTATGCCAAGATCTGCCGCCGCTTGGGCGATGTCGGCGCGGGTCAGATGACAAAGATGTGCAACCAGATCGCCATCGCGGGGCTGGTGCAGGGTTTGTCGGAATCGCTGGCTTTCGCGCAGAAGGCCGGGCTGGATATCGACAAGGTGGTCGAGGTGATCAGCCAGGGCGCCGCCGGTAGCTGGCAGATGGCGAATCGTCACAAGACCATGGCGGCAGGTGAATTCGAACATGGTTTCGCGGTCGACTGGATGCGCAAGGATTTGGCGATCTGCCTTGCGGCGGCGGACGAGGTGGGGGCCACGCTCCCTGTCACGGCGCTGGTCGATCAGTTCTACAAGGAAGTGCAGGCCATGGGTGGAGGGCGTTGGGACACCTCTTCGCTGATCGCGCGCCTGACGCGGTAA
- a CDS encoding FAS1-like dehydratase domain-containing protein — protein MIDIDHLRQWIGREELQSELLTPAIVERFNATFNLQGDTENGAKAPAMIHLCLAPPAIPTEELGPDGHPARGGFLPPVPLPRRMWAGGAFSFHDDIHVGEMVTRRSIIQDVVVKEGRTGTLCFVTVEHQVDSDGRAVLTERQDIVYRGVDSPDTTAKKTLSIAPEGEYRLTVQPSAALLFRYSALTFNGHRIHYDAPYVREEEGYPGLIVHGPMQATMLMQLAEQIRGRHPLQFEFRSLSPLFDDADFTLNAAEDGAGLKLWTSYADGPVAMVARAEW, from the coding sequence ATGATCGATATCGACCATTTGCGCCAATGGATCGGTCGTGAAGAACTGCAATCCGAGTTGCTGACCCCGGCCATCGTCGAGCGTTTCAACGCAACCTTCAACCTTCAGGGCGATACGGAAAACGGCGCCAAGGCTCCGGCGATGATTCATCTCTGCCTGGCGCCGCCCGCCATCCCGACCGAAGAGCTTGGTCCAGATGGGCATCCGGCGCGAGGCGGCTTTTTGCCGCCCGTGCCGCTGCCGCGGCGCATGTGGGCGGGCGGGGCTTTCAGTTTCCATGACGACATTCATGTGGGCGAAATGGTCACGCGTCGTTCGATCATTCAGGATGTGGTGGTGAAGGAAGGCCGCACGGGGACGCTCTGCTTTGTCACTGTTGAGCATCAGGTCGACAGCGATGGTCGCGCGGTTCTGACTGAACGGCAGGACATCGTCTATCGCGGCGTAGACAGCCCTGACACGACCGCGAAGAAAACGCTCTCCATCGCACCAGAAGGTGAATATCGTCTAACGGTCCAGCCATCTGCCGCTCTCTTGTTCCGTTATTCCGCATTGACCTTTAACGGGCATCGAATTCACTATGATGCGCCCTATGTCCGTGAGGAAGAGGGCTATCCCGGGTTGATCGTTCATGGACCAATGCAGGCCACGATGCTGATGCAACTGGCAGAACAGATCCGTGGCCGCCACCCCCTGCAATTCGAGTTTCGCAGCCTGTCGCCGTTGTTCGATGACGCCGATTTCACGTTGAACGCGGCCGAGGATGGCGCGGGACTGAAGCTGTGGACGTCCTATGCTGACGGTCCCGTGGCAATGGTGGCCCGCGCCGAGTGGTAA
- a CDS encoding error-prone DNA polymerase: MTSSPSFAELAVTSNFSFLRGGSHPEELVATAARLGHAAIGIADRNSLAGAVRAHVEAKTQGIRLVVGVRLVLMEGFETLCFPADRAAYGRLTRLLTTGNRRAPKGECHLFFDDLAALETGHRFIAMPPYDFGADFEAHLTRLAVLFPGAVCLALTSHRRANDRVRQQRLAAMADASGTPLIATNDVLYHAPARRPLQDLLTCIREHCTIDEAGFRLERNAERYLKEPQEMARLLNGHEAAVARSVELAETCRFSLDELAQDYPAESAGQSATPQEELERLTWLGALKRFPNGPSDERRAQIANELRLIRELKYAAYFLTVHDIVHFARTREPPILCQGRGSAANSIVCYCLGITSVDPDEIDLLFERFISAERGEPPDIDVDFEHERREEVIQYIYDKYGRSRAGLAATVITYRSRSAMREAGKAMGLSPDVVAAMTSHVWGRSSDTPKTERIREAGLDPTDPRLHQTLILARQLIGFPRHLSQHVGGFVLTDSPLDEIVPIANAAMKDRTMVEWDKNDLDALDILKVDVLSLGMLTCLRKAFDLLRDHYGEDRTLATVPRDDDPTYDMIQRADTIGVFQIESRAQMSMLPRLRPKNFYDLVIEIAIVRPGPIQGDMVHPYLRRRSGLEKIEYPKPELEAVLSKTCGVPLFQEQAMKMAIVAAGFSPAKADRLRRAMASFRHTGTIDAFREDFINGMTANGYEPDFAERCFKQIEGFSDYGFPESHSASFALLALASSWFKCRYPDVFACALLNSQPMGFYSASSIIRDFRDHGGEVRPADINHSEWDHSLEPTEKPGDIRFALRLGLRQIEGMRKDTARALAQARGTGFMSLRDLYFRAGIDMFSLRRLAEADAFRSVGLDRRAALWELWGLGGDQGARAAAEDLPLFAAAQAPGGASFQAEQTVTLPQLSPGEHVVEDYSTLKLSLKAHPVSFLRQRLVRQRVQPTGALADIPNGQPVRIAGLVLVRQRPGTAKGTIFMTLEDETGIANVVIWENVFKKFRGIVFSARMTGVEGVLQKEQEVIHVIAHRLVDLTPELMDALASGAQPMPAQNLWRHPRNMRVLPKGRNFH; this comes from the coding sequence ATGACCTCGTCACCTTCATTTGCCGAACTTGCCGTTACCAGCAATTTCAGCTTCCTGCGCGGCGGCTCGCATCCAGAGGAACTGGTGGCGACGGCTGCACGGCTTGGCCATGCCGCCATCGGCATCGCCGATCGCAACTCGCTGGCCGGGGCCGTGAGGGCCCATGTAGAGGCGAAAACTCAGGGTATCCGCCTTGTCGTCGGGGTGCGGCTGGTACTGATGGAGGGGTTCGAGACGCTGTGCTTTCCGGCCGACCGCGCCGCCTATGGCCGATTGACCAGGTTGTTGACCACCGGCAATCGCCGCGCGCCAAAGGGAGAGTGTCACCTTTTCTTCGATGATCTTGCCGCGCTTGAAACAGGTCATCGCTTCATCGCCATGCCGCCCTATGATTTCGGCGCGGATTTCGAGGCTCATCTAACCCGGCTAGCCGTGCTTTTCCCCGGTGCCGTCTGTCTTGCGCTAACCTCGCATCGCCGCGCCAATGACCGGGTCCGGCAACAGCGGCTGGCGGCGATGGCCGATGCCAGCGGCACCCCCCTTATCGCGACCAATGACGTGCTTTACCACGCCCCCGCCCGTCGCCCATTGCAGGATCTGCTGACCTGCATCCGCGAGCATTGCACCATCGACGAGGCGGGCTTTCGGCTGGAACGCAATGCCGAGCGGTACTTGAAGGAACCGCAGGAAATGGCCCGGCTGCTGAACGGTCACGAGGCCGCCGTCGCGCGCTCGGTGGAACTGGCCGAGACCTGCCGGTTTTCGCTGGATGAGCTGGCCCAGGACTATCCGGCGGAATCCGCGGGGCAAAGCGCCACCCCGCAAGAGGAACTGGAACGCCTGACCTGGCTTGGCGCGCTGAAGCGCTTTCCAAATGGGCCCAGCGACGAACGGCGCGCCCAGATCGCTAATGAATTGCGGCTGATCCGGGAACTGAAATACGCCGCCTACTTCCTGACCGTGCATGACATCGTGCATTTCGCCCGCACGCGGGAGCCACCCATTCTCTGTCAGGGGCGTGGATCGGCGGCCAATTCCATCGTCTGCTACTGCCTTGGCATCACCTCGGTGGACCCGGACGAGATCGACCTGCTGTTCGAGCGATTCATCTCTGCCGAGCGTGGCGAGCCCCCGGATATCGATGTCGATTTCGAGCATGAGCGGCGCGAAGAGGTCATACAATATATCTATGACAAATATGGCCGCAGCCGCGCCGGGCTGGCCGCGACCGTCATCACCTATCGCAGCCGCAGCGCAATGCGAGAGGCAGGCAAGGCCATGGGCCTGTCGCCGGATGTCGTCGCCGCCATGACCAGCCATGTCTGGGGACGTTCCTCCGACACCCCGAAGACAGAGCGGATACGCGAGGCCGGGCTGGACCCAACCGATCCCCGGCTGCACCAGACGCTGATACTGGCCCGGCAGCTCATCGGCTTTCCGCGGCACCTGTCGCAGCATGTCGGCGGCTTCGTGCTGACGGATTCGCCGCTGGACGAGATCGTGCCGATTGCCAATGCGGCCATGAAGGACCGCACCATGGTCGAATGGGACAAGAACGATCTCGACGCCCTCGATATCCTGAAGGTCGATGTCCTGTCCCTTGGCATGCTGACCTGCCTGCGCAAGGCCTTTGACCTGCTGCGGGACCATTACGGCGAGGACCGGACGCTTGCCACCGTGCCGCGTGATGACGATCCGACCTATGACATGATCCAGCGGGCCGACACGATCGGTGTGTTCCAGATCGAGAGCCGGGCGCAAATGTCGATGCTGCCCCGCCTGCGCCCCAAGAATTTCTACGACCTGGTCATAGAGATCGCCATCGTCCGCCCCGGCCCCATCCAGGGCGACATGGTACATCCCTATCTGCGCAGGCGTAGCGGGTTGGAGAAAATCGAATATCCCAAGCCCGAACTGGAGGCAGTTCTCAGCAAGACCTGCGGTGTGCCGCTGTTCCAGGAACAGGCAATGAAGATGGCCATCGTCGCCGCCGGTTTCTCCCCCGCCAAGGCGGACAGGCTGCGCCGCGCCATGGCCTCTTTTCGGCACACGGGCACCATCGACGCTTTCCGCGAGGATTTCATAAACGGCATGACCGCAAACGGATATGAACCCGATTTCGCCGAGCGTTGCTTCAAGCAGATCGAGGGTTTCAGCGATTACGGCTTTCCCGAAAGCCACTCGGCCAGCTTCGCCCTGCTGGCCTTAGCCTCTTCCTGGTTCAAATGCCGTTATCCGGATGTCTTTGCCTGCGCCCTGCTGAATTCGCAGCCCATGGGCTTTTATTCAGCATCCTCCATCATCCGCGATTTCCGCGATCATGGCGGCGAGGTGCGGCCTGCCGATATCAATCACAGTGAATGGGATCACAGCCTGGAGCCGACGGAGAAACCGGGCGATATCCGCTTCGCCCTTCGCCTTGGCCTGCGGCAGATCGAGGGGATGCGCAAGGATACCGCCCGGGCACTCGCGCAGGCGCGCGGCACGGGATTCATGAGCCTGCGCGATCTCTATTTCCGGGCAGGGATCGATATGTTCTCGCTGCGCCGTCTGGCCGAAGCCGATGCCTTCCGCTCTGTCGGGCTTGACCGGCGTGCCGCGCTTTGGGAACTGTGGGGGCTGGGCGGGGATCAGGGCGCGCGGGCGGCTGCCGAGGACCTGCCGCTTTTTGCCGCGGCGCAGGCACCCGGCGGTGCCTCATTCCAAGCCGAGCAGACTGTCACCCTGCCCCAGCTTTCCCCGGGCGAGCATGTAGTCGAGGATTACAGCACGCTCAAGCTGTCGCTCAAGGCGCATCCGGTCTCTTTCCTGCGTCAGCGTCTGGTCAGGCAGCGCGTCCAGCCGACCGGGGCATTGGCCGATATCCCGAACGGGCAGCCGGTGCGCATCGCCGGTCTTGTCCTTGTCCGACAGCGGCCAGGCACGGCAAAGGGCACCATCTTCATGACGCTGGAGGACGAAACCGGTATCGCCAATGTCGTCATCTGGGAAAATGTTTTCAAGAAATTCCGGGGCATCGTTTTCAGTGCCCGGATGACCGGGGTGGAAGGTGTCCTGCAGAAAGAGCAGGAGGTCATCCATGTGATTGCCCATAGGCTCGTCGACCTAACGCCCGAACTCATGGACGCCTTGGCGTCAGGCGCGCAGCCAATGCCCGCGCAAAATCTCTGGCGGCATCCGCGCAATATGCGCGTGCTGCCAAAGGGGCGGAATTTTCATTGA